In Pseudomonadota bacterium, the following are encoded in one genomic region:
- a CDS encoding nitronate monooxygenase — protein MRTMLDHLNLRLPIWNAGMGGGMAGPALVAAVCEAGGLGVLGAGSAPGALVSVWLDEIRALCSRPFGANIILPMSDGSDIEACFNARVPVLVLFWGDAQPYVKDAHRRDMFVVAQCGGPEDAVAAADAGVDAVIVQGVEAGGHVKALAPLSETLAATVKALGPLPVIAAGGIANGAGIAEVLAAGAQAASLGTRFVASDEADAFHDYKQRIVAASAADTVMTTLFDIGWPNANHRVIRNATYERWESAGKPASGARPGERDEVGELVISGQRMPLQRYCVIPPLKAFDGDLEAMPLYAGHSVDGIHDIAPAADIMARLHDELRRAVN, from the coding sequence ATGCGCACCATGCTCGATCATCTCAATCTTCGCTTGCCCATCTGGAACGCCGGCATGGGCGGCGGCATGGCCGGACCGGCATTGGTGGCGGCGGTGTGCGAAGCCGGCGGCCTCGGCGTGCTGGGCGCCGGCAGCGCGCCCGGCGCGCTGGTCAGCGTGTGGCTGGACGAGATCCGCGCCCTCTGCTCGCGTCCGTTCGGCGCCAACATCATCCTGCCCATGTCCGACGGCAGCGACATCGAAGCCTGCTTCAACGCGCGCGTACCGGTGCTGGTGCTGTTCTGGGGCGATGCGCAGCCCTATGTGAAAGATGCCCATCGTCGCGACATGTTCGTGGTCGCGCAGTGCGGCGGGCCCGAGGACGCGGTGGCCGCCGCCGACGCCGGCGTCGACGCCGTGATCGTGCAGGGTGTAGAAGCGGGCGGCCACGTCAAGGCACTCGCGCCGCTCAGCGAAACGCTGGCCGCCACCGTCAAGGCGCTCGGTCCGTTGCCGGTGATCGCGGCGGGCGGCATCGCCAATGGCGCCGGCATCGCCGAGGTGCTCGCGGCCGGCGCCCAGGCGGCCTCGCTCGGGACACGCTTCGTGGCCAGCGACGAGGCCGACGCCTTCCACGACTACAAGCAGCGCATCGTCGCCGCCTCCGCCGCCGACACCGTCATGACCACGCTGTTCGACATCGGCTGGCCGAATGCCAATCATCGTGTCATCCGCAATGCCACCTACGAGCGCTGGGAGAGCGCCGGCAAGCCCGCCAGCGGCGCGCGCCCCGGCGAGCGTGATGAGGTTGGCGAGCTGGTGATCAGCGGGCAACGCATGCCCTTGCAGCGCTATTGCGTGATCCCGCCGCTCAAGGCCTTCGACGGCGACCTCGAAGCGATGCCGCTGTATGCCGGTCACTCGGTCGACGGCATCCACGACATCGCGCCGGCCGCCGACATCATGGCGCGTCTGCACGACGAACTGCGCCGCGCCGTCAATTGA
- a CDS encoding PAS domain-containing protein: MLDSHAPLVLLLDGAGCLLASDAPQGALLGAALPRLWPAADAQCLEGWLQAALASGEPRDFVCLRPHIRGDQQYRARLRVLNAVGGSRQVLLTLRGAEARHPLAAVAHGEMRPDPTMPLSFINPSAMGDGRQTAERLHFAESATRFATWEFDVERCVLLTGPNYNELHGLPADTRELSVADILAMTHADDQAAMKQAIAGLQRDAGTAVTLSLDARIKLPDGELRWMEARIALLPGEAGAAPRVFGISLDISARKAIEASLRDSRAWLDLAMSSIGMVLWDRDLRSDSLRSSSNYGRFYGLDGERREWDYREMLSRVVPEDHAVLLDAIEATLKHGHEYAPKFRITAADGSVRWLASRGRVQHDAAGAPERLVGVTWDVSAREQSEQRLLGIAELVPGMVYQFRRAADGSTSHPYCSDGVREIFGVGPEEIRHEAGLLMTMLHEDDRAAVEASIDASAAELTPWREEYRIRGPDGQVHWLLGHANPLRESDGAVVWYGHIMDITARKSAEMALRESEARLTLALSAARMMTWFWDIASDAITTSSREFAPALGLVDGPLTMAQALAAVHPDDAEPVRARIAALIARPPDDVVILENRFVFQSGNTRWIETRARSHFDTSTRLLGFLCVSIDVTARKEAEAERERMQRNLQQAQKMEAIGLLTGGIAHDFNNILASILGYSGLALQRFATVMPDKLVDYVREVQQAGERGHELVSQMLAFSRGEGTELQAAALPPLVEQALKMVQPTLPSSLSFSVDYEDALPTVMTNAVQLQQIIVNLCINARDALLGSGSIEIRLTRATRCNAHCASCHNGFSGEYLVLSVADDGPGIDAALRERIFEPFFSTKSGSGGSGMGLAMVHGIVHGQGGHITLDSTPGAGARFDIHFPLTPAVAGAVAMPATPRDAEQGTRRARVLVVDDERAVGSFIGELLEMSDYSVVVESDAMRALELFRATPHQFDLIITDQTMPRLTGAQLATAAFALRPGLPVILISGYSAVMDAEQAARLGLYAFLHKPIRANELLAVVYEALASASPDDEAAQ, translated from the coding sequence TTGCTCGACAGCCACGCGCCACTGGTCCTGTTGCTGGATGGTGCAGGTTGCCTGCTCGCCAGCGACGCGCCGCAGGGCGCATTGCTTGGCGCAGCGCTGCCGCGCCTGTGGCCGGCCGCCGATGCGCAATGCCTCGAGGGCTGGTTGCAGGCGGCGCTCGCGAGCGGCGAGCCGCGCGATTTCGTGTGTCTGCGCCCGCATATCCGCGGCGACCAGCAGTATCGCGCCCGGCTGCGCGTATTGAACGCCGTCGGCGGCTCACGGCAGGTGCTGCTCACGCTGCGGGGCGCCGAAGCCCGGCATCCGCTGGCGGCCGTGGCGCACGGCGAAATGCGCCCCGATCCGACCATGCCGTTGTCCTTCATCAACCCGTCGGCCATGGGCGACGGCCGTCAAACCGCCGAGCGGCTGCATTTCGCCGAGAGCGCGACGCGCTTCGCGACCTGGGAGTTCGATGTCGAGCGTTGCGTGCTGCTGACCGGCCCCAACTACAACGAACTGCATGGCCTGCCAGCCGATACTCGCGAACTGAGCGTGGCCGACATCCTGGCAATGACCCATGCCGACGACCAGGCTGCCATGAAACAGGCCATCGCCGGCCTGCAGCGCGACGCCGGCACCGCTGTCACCCTGAGCCTGGATGCGCGGATCAAGCTGCCCGATGGCGAACTGCGCTGGATGGAAGCGCGTATCGCATTGCTGCCGGGGGAGGCCGGCGCCGCACCGCGCGTGTTCGGCATCTCGCTGGACATCAGCGCGCGCAAGGCCATCGAGGCCAGCCTGCGCGACAGCCGCGCATGGCTGGATCTCGCCATGTCGTCGATCGGCATGGTGCTATGGGATCGCGACTTGCGCAGTGACAGCCTGCGCTCGTCGAGCAACTACGGGCGCTTCTACGGCCTGGACGGCGAGCGCCGCGAGTGGGATTACCGCGAAATGCTGAGCCGCGTGGTGCCGGAAGATCACGCGGTACTGCTCGATGCCATCGAGGCGACGCTCAAGCACGGCCACGAGTACGCGCCGAAATTCCGTATCACCGCCGCCGACGGCAGCGTGCGCTGGCTCGCTTCGCGCGGCCGCGTGCAGCACGACGCCGCCGGCGCACCCGAGCGCCTGGTCGGCGTGACCTGGGACGTGAGCGCGCGCGAGCAGTCCGAACAGCGCCTGCTCGGCATTGCCGAACTCGTGCCGGGCATGGTCTATCAGTTCCGCCGCGCAGCCGATGGCAGCACCAGTCATCCCTATTGCAGCGACGGTGTACGCGAGATCTTCGGCGTCGGTCCCGAGGAGATCCGTCACGAAGCCGGCCTCCTCATGACGATGTTGCACGAGGACGATCGCGCCGCGGTCGAGGCTTCGATAGACGCCTCCGCCGCCGAACTCACGCCGTGGCGCGAGGAATACCGCATCCGCGGCCCCGATGGCCAGGTGCACTGGCTGCTCGGTCACGCCAATCCCTTGCGTGAATCCGATGGCGCGGTGGTGTGGTACGGACACATCATGGACATCACCGCGCGCAAGAGCGCCGAGATGGCCTTGCGCGAAAGCGAGGCGCGCCTGACGCTGGCCTTGTCGGCGGCGCGCATGATGACCTGGTTCTGGGACATCGCGAGCGACGCCATCACCACCAGTTCGCGCGAATTCGCGCCGGCCCTCGGCCTGGTGGACGGGCCGCTGACCATGGCGCAGGCGCTGGCCGCCGTCCACCCGGACGACGCGGAGCCGGTGCGCGCCCGCATCGCGGCCTTGATCGCGCGGCCGCCCGACGATGTCGTGATTCTCGAGAACCGCTTCGTGTTCCAGAGCGGCAACACGCGCTGGATTGAAACCCGCGCGCGCAGCCACTTCGACACCTCGACGCGCCTGCTCGGTTTCCTGTGCGTGTCCATCGACGTCACCGCGCGCAAGGAGGCCGAGGCGGAACGCGAACGCATGCAGCGCAACCTGCAGCAGGCGCAGAAGATGGAAGCCATCGGCCTGTTGACCGGCGGCATCGCCCACGACTTCAACAACATCCTGGCCAGCATCCTCGGCTACTCGGGCCTGGCCCTGCAGCGTTTCGCGACGGTGATGCCGGACAAGCTGGTCGACTACGTGCGCGAAGTGCAGCAGGCCGGTGAGCGCGGCCATGAACTGGTCAGCCAGATGCTGGCCTTCAGCCGCGGCGAAGGCACCGAGCTGCAGGCGGCGGCCTTGCCGCCGCTGGTCGAGCAGGCCTTGAAGATGGTGCAGCCGACCTTGCCCAGCAGCCTGTCCTTCAGCGTCGACTACGAGGATGCACTGCCGACGGTGATGACCAATGCCGTGCAGCTGCAGCAGATCATCGTCAACCTGTGCATCAACGCGCGCGACGCGCTGCTCGGCAGCGGCAGTATCGAGATCCGGCTCACCCGTGCCACGCGCTGCAATGCGCACTGCGCGTCGTGTCACAACGGCTTCAGCGGCGAATACCTGGTGCTGTCGGTGGCCGACGACGGCCCGGGCATCGACGCGGCGTTGCGCGAGCGCATCTTCGAGCCGTTCTTCTCCACCAAGTCCGGCAGCGGCGGCAGTGGCATGGGACTGGCCATGGTACATGGCATCGTGCACGGCCAGGGCGGACACATCACGCTCGACAGTACGCCGGGCGCCGGCGCGCGTTTCGACATCCACTTTCCGCTGACGCCGGCGGTGGCCGGCGCCGTGGCAATGCCGGCCACGCCGCGCGACGCCGAGCAGGGCACGCGCCGCGCGCGCGTGCTGGTGGTGGACGACGAGCGCGCAGTCGGCAGCTTCATCGGCGAACTGTTGGAGATGAGCGACTATTCGGTGGTGGTCGAGAGCGATGCCATGCGCGCGCTGGAATTGTTCCGCGCGACGCCGCACCAATTCGATCTCATCATCACCGATCAGACCATGCCGCGCCTGACCGGCGCGCAGTTGGCGACCGCCGCGTTCGCCCTGCGTCCAGGCCTGCCGGTCATCCTGATCTCGGGCTACAGCGCGGTGATGGACGCCGAGCAGGCGGCGCGTCTCGGCCTGTACGCGTTCCTGCACAAGCCGATCCGCGCCAACGAACTGCTGGCGGTGGTCTACGAGGCGCTGGCCTCGGCGTCGCCCGACGACGAAGCCGCGCAGTAA
- a CDS encoding EAL domain-containing protein has translation MSIPLERKEASLGSDPLLLAAFNATADAFVVVDSRQRVQHINTAACALLGVAAGEAVGRWWHEVVDFVAGGPSPGAAGVGCAGRAMEADHATVRVRDGGQRVVAARIEAVASGAADGLQGALITLRAYDPVAALKNALDGAEQRLRIALAGGQVGLWEWQVDSDVLRESGHWVGRTAHTAAAAVGSGQLLLDNTHPDDLERVRQALIAHLRGETEHYEVEQRVRLIEGGYVRFLVRGQFSDRGSDGRARYLMGTYTDITALREQEQLLRFALESSQQGIWEWNIAANRIVEHRFWRPQRDRYAINSPLDGAALMKYAHVDDVPQVHEQVLQHLRGRTDAIEVELRVRRSDGSYGYFLVRGRAPERDQHGRCERIIGTYTEITNIKANERVLQIALENGRQGLFDWEPDADRIVFSREWYAMLGYPEGSITRHSDNVQRILHADDRALGRAVLVPMLKGEVDDFQVEHRFRHHDGHYLTILSRGRVIERSSDGRAKRVIGTHVDITTLKATEARLRDSRQLLETVLDALPLRVFWKDRDSRYLGCNRRFAEDVGVEPNTAIVGKLDTDLPWYQIAPALRVDDVSILEGARRRITVERQLTPAVGEPIWVETHKVPIQDSGGDIIGVLGIYDDITRRRAHQQQLQVVANALTSGKQSRLLNAVTRAAAELAGADYAFVARINGDGTATVSAYYPNHDIFKGLTYDLAGTPCETAIAEAGCFVGHDVALRYPHDLMLAERGIEAYYGQPLATSDGEVIGLFTMMFIAPVIDRERVRPVIDIFAARAVTELERERTHAELRASEQRLNAAMEGAHQGLWEWDIDSDRLTTFGSRYAGVDERGAPPVGTGVTLVSRVHPDDQARMRIALLDYLRGESPSYACEVRLLGTDLNYQWTLVRGRATSWDAPGRVQRMLGTFTDISALKDSQAALERSQKFLELIVDTVPQAIFWQDRSFRYLGCNRQFAELAGVATPDELLGKTDKDLWWAPQAAHFVEQDQPLLDGVIETVAQETALVTPFGDTRWVDLIKVPIRDSAGTIIGVLGAIHDISVRKRAEEHAQRLSLYDPLTNLPNRRYFGERLEAGLATATRRGICGALLFIDMDQFKRINDTLGHSVGDALLQAVANRLQNVTRQDDMVARLGGDEFVVLLPDLAADMEHAARQARLVADKIHETLGQPYQFDHHQFHITPTIGITLFPEPGKGVEDVLKEADTAMYSGKAAGRNVTRFFHPEMEQNAQERLLLESDLRTAVRRSQLALVFQPQIDGNGRVSGAEVLLRWQHPTRGVISPADFIPIAEERGLIIDIGRWVLEASFATYRRWLDDGRADIGELAINVSSRQFRAETFLEDVEQLLAAYRIPAQRIVFEITESTVIEDVDATIAIMTRLRRLGVMFALDDFGVGYSSLSYLKRLPIDQLKIDRSFIADIGSDRNDEIICQTIVAMGQHLGLQTVAEGVETAAQLEFLKGLRCNRYQGYLFLRPSSEPEFLAYCAASSSGDAEASAS, from the coding sequence ATGTCGATTCCCTTGGAACGCAAGGAAGCGTCGCTAGGTTCCGATCCGCTGCTGTTGGCCGCCTTCAATGCCACGGCCGACGCCTTCGTGGTGGTGGACAGCCGACAGCGCGTGCAACACATCAATACCGCAGCCTGCGCCCTGTTGGGCGTCGCGGCCGGCGAGGCCGTTGGTCGCTGGTGGCACGAGGTGGTGGACTTCGTGGCTGGCGGTCCCTCGCCCGGCGCCGCGGGCGTCGGCTGCGCGGGTCGCGCCATGGAAGCCGATCACGCCACCGTGCGCGTGCGCGATGGCGGCCAGCGGGTGGTGGCGGCGCGCATCGAGGCGGTCGCCAGCGGCGCGGCCGATGGTCTGCAGGGCGCCCTCATCACGCTGCGCGCCTACGACCCGGTGGCGGCGCTCAAGAACGCGCTCGACGGCGCCGAGCAGCGCCTGCGCATCGCACTGGCCGGCGGCCAGGTCGGCCTGTGGGAATGGCAGGTCGACAGCGATGTGCTGCGTGAATCCGGCCATTGGGTGGGACGCACCGCGCACACCGCCGCGGCGGCGGTCGGCTCCGGCCAGTTGCTGCTCGATAACACCCACCCCGACGACCTGGAACGCGTGCGCCAGGCGCTGATCGCCCATCTGCGCGGCGAAACCGAACACTACGAAGTCGAACAGCGCGTGCGGCTGATCGAAGGTGGTTACGTGCGCTTCCTGGTGCGCGGCCAGTTTTCCGATCGCGGCAGCGATGGCCGCGCGCGTTACCTGATGGGCACCTACACCGACATCACCGCGCTGCGCGAGCAGGAGCAGTTGCTGCGATTCGCGCTCGAGAGCAGTCAGCAGGGCATCTGGGAGTGGAACATCGCGGCCAATCGCATCGTCGAGCATCGCTTCTGGCGTCCGCAGCGCGATCGCTACGCCATCAATTCGCCGCTCGATGGCGCGGCGCTGATGAAATACGCCCATGTCGACGACGTACCGCAGGTCCATGAACAGGTGCTGCAGCATCTGCGCGGGCGCACCGACGCCATCGAGGTCGAGCTGCGCGTACGGCGCAGCGATGGCTCCTACGGCTATTTCCTGGTGCGTGGCCGCGCGCCGGAGCGCGATCAACACGGTCGTTGCGAACGCATCATCGGCACCTATACCGAGATCACCAACATCAAGGCCAACGAGCGCGTCTTGCAGATCGCGCTCGAGAACGGCCGCCAGGGCCTGTTCGACTGGGAACCGGACGCCGACCGCATCGTGTTCTCGCGCGAGTGGTACGCCATGCTCGGCTACCCGGAGGGCTCCATCACGCGCCACTCGGACAACGTGCAGCGCATCCTGCATGCCGACGACCGTGCGCTTGGTCGCGCGGTACTGGTGCCGATGCTGAAGGGGGAAGTGGACGACTTCCAGGTCGAACATCGCTTCCGTCATCACGACGGCCATTACCTGACCATCCTCTCGCGCGGTCGCGTGATCGAACGCAGCAGCGACGGCCGCGCCAAGCGCGTGATCGGCACCCATGTCGATATCACCACGCTCAAGGCCACCGAAGCGCGCCTGCGCGATTCGCGCCAGTTGCTGGAGACGGTGCTCGACGCACTGCCGCTGCGCGTGTTCTGGAAAGACCGGGACAGCCGTTACCTCGGCTGCAATCGCCGTTTCGCCGAGGATGTCGGCGTCGAACCCAATACCGCCATCGTCGGCAAGCTCGATACCGATCTGCCCTGGTACCAGATTGCGCCGGCGCTGCGCGTGGACGACGTCAGCATCCTCGAGGGCGCGCGGCGCCGCATCACGGTCGAGCGCCAGCTGACGCCGGCCGTCGGCGAGCCGATCTGGGTCGAGACCCACAAGGTGCCGATCCAGGACAGCGGCGGCGACATCATAGGCGTGCTCGGCATTTACGATGACATCACCCGGCGCCGCGCCCATCAGCAGCAGCTGCAGGTGGTCGCCAACGCCCTCACCAGCGGCAAGCAGTCCCGGCTGTTGAACGCGGTGACGCGCGCCGCGGCGGAACTGGCGGGCGCCGATTACGCCTTCGTGGCGCGCATCAACGGCGACGGCACGGCGACGGTGTCGGCCTATTATCCCAACCACGACATCTTCAAAGGCCTGACCTACGACCTCGCGGGCACGCCCTGCGAGACCGCCATCGCCGAGGCCGGCTGCTTCGTCGGTCACGACGTCGCCCTGCGTTACCCGCACGACCTGATGCTGGCCGAACGCGGCATCGAGGCCTATTACGGGCAGCCGCTCGCGACCAGCGATGGTGAAGTGATCGGTCTGTTCACCATGATGTTCATCGCGCCCGTGATCGATCGCGAACGCGTGCGACCGGTGATCGACATCTTCGCCGCGCGCGCCGTCACTGAACTCGAGCGCGAGCGCACCCACGCCGAACTGCGCGCCAGCGAGCAGCGCCTGAACGCCGCCATGGAAGGCGCGCACCAGGGCCTGTGGGAATGGGATATCGACAGCGACCGCCTGACCACCTTCGGCAGCCGCTACGCGGGGGTCGACGAACGCGGCGCACCGCCGGTCGGCACCGGCGTCACGCTGGTGTCGCGCGTGCACCCCGACGACCAGGCGCGCATGCGCATCGCCCTGCTCGACTACCTGCGCGGCGAATCGCCCTCCTATGCCTGCGAAGTGCGGCTGCTGGGTACCGATCTCAACTACCAATGGACGCTGGTGCGTGGACGCGCAACCAGTTGGGATGCGCCCGGCCGCGTGCAGCGCATGCTCGGCACCTTCACCGACATCTCCGCGCTCAAGGATTCGCAGGCGGCGCTGGAGCGCTCACAGAAGTTTCTCGAGCTCATCGTCGACACCGTGCCGCAGGCGATCTTCTGGCAGGACCGTTCGTTCCGTTACCTGGGCTGCAATCGCCAGTTCGCCGAACTGGCCGGCGTCGCGACCCCGGACGAACTGCTGGGCAAGACCGACAAGGATCTTTGGTGGGCGCCGCAGGCGGCGCACTTCGTCGAACAGGATCAGCCCCTGCTCGACGGCGTGATAGAAACCGTCGCGCAGGAAACCGCGCTCGTCACGCCGTTTGGCGACACGCGCTGGGTGGATCTGATCAAGGTGCCGATCCGCGACAGCGCCGGCACCATCATCGGCGTGCTGGGCGCCATCCATGACATCTCGGTGCGCAAGCGCGCCGAGGAACACGCGCAGCGGCTGTCGCTCTACGATCCCTTGACCAACCTGCCCAACCGTCGCTATTTCGGCGAGCGGCTCGAGGCCGGCCTCGCCACCGCCACGCGGCGCGGCATCTGCGGCGCGCTGCTGTTCATCGACATGGACCAGTTCAAGCGCATCAACGACACGCTCGGCCACTCGGTGGGCGACGCGCTGCTGCAGGCGGTGGCCAACCGCCTGCAGAACGTCACGCGCCAGGACGACATGGTGGCGCGCCTCGGCGGCGACGAGTTCGTGGTGTTGCTGCCGGATCTCGCCGCCGACATGGAGCACGCCGCGCGCCAGGCGCGGCTGGTGGCCGACAAGATCCACGAAACCCTGGGCCAGCCCTACCAGTTCGATCATCACCAGTTCCACATCACGCCCACCATCGGCATCACGCTGTTCCCGGAGCCCGGCAAGGGCGTCGAGGACGTGTTGAAGGAGGCGGACACCGCGATGTACAGCGGCAAGGCCGCCGGCCGCAACGTGACGCGCTTCTTCCACCCCGAGATGGAACAGAACGCGCAGGAGCGGCTGCTGCTGGAAAGCGATCTGCGCACCGCGGTGCGCCGTTCGCAGCTGGCGCTGGTGTTCCAGCCGCAAATCGACGGCAACGGACGCGTGAGCGGCGCCGAAGTGCTGCTGCGCTGGCAGCATCCGACGCGCGGCGTGATCTCACCGGCCGATTTCATTCCCATCGCCGAGGAACGCGGCCTCATCATCGACATCGGGCGCTGGGTGTTGGAAGCCTCGTTCGCCACCTACCGGCGCTGGCTGGACGACGGCCGCGCCGACATCGGCGAACTCGCGATCAACGTCAGCTCGCGCCAATTCCGCGCCGAGACCTTCCTCGAGGACGTCGAGCAGCTGCTGGCGGCCTACCGGATCCCGGCGCAACGCATCGTGTTCGAGATCACCGAGAGCACCGTCATCGAGGACGTCGACGCCACCATCGCCATCATGACCCGTCTGCGCCGCCTGGGCGTGATGTTCGCGCTGGATGACTTCGGCGTCGGCTATTCGTCGCTGTCCTACCTGAAACGCCTGCCGATAGACCAGTTGAAGATCGACCGCTCCTTCATCGCCGACATCGGCAGCGACCGCAACGACGAAATCATCTGCCAGACCATCGTCGCGATGGGTCAGCACCTGGGGCTGCAAACGGTCGCGGAAGGCGTCGAGACCGCCGCCCAGCTCGAATTCCTGAAGGGCCTGCGCTGCAACCGCTACCAGGGCTACTTGTTCCTGCGTCCGTCGTCGGAACCGGAATTCCTGGCTTACTGCGCGGCTTCGTCGTCGGGCGACGCCGAGGCCAGCGCCTCGTAG
- a CDS encoding nitronate monooxygenase: MASVNPLCERLDIAEPLLLAPMAGVAGGRLAAAVSRAGGLGLVGGGYADVEWLGRELAQLEGQAFGVGFITWRLASQPRALDIALAARPRAVLLSFGDIAPYVGAVHDAGAVLIAQVQSVAQARAARDAGADVIVAQGGEAGGHGGTRGTLALVPAVVDAVAPLPVVAAGGIGDGRGIAAALVLGARGVMLGTRLYGSREALAPAAAQQALLAASGDATVRGAVFDRLRGYEWPAGYALRTLANDMTARWPGDAAALPAELGAQRAEFERAMAAADTRIAPVIVGEAADLIADLPSAEILVERLMREARMLLRRAPDLL, encoded by the coding sequence ATGGCGAGCGTCAATCCACTGTGTGAGCGCCTCGACATTGCCGAGCCTTTGCTGCTCGCGCCGATGGCCGGCGTGGCCGGCGGGCGCCTGGCCGCGGCGGTGTCGCGCGCCGGCGGGCTCGGCCTCGTTGGCGGCGGTTATGCCGATGTCGAGTGGCTGGGTCGCGAGCTCGCGCAGCTCGAAGGCCAGGCCTTCGGCGTCGGCTTCATCACCTGGCGCCTGGCCTCGCAGCCGCGCGCGCTCGACATCGCGCTCGCGGCGCGGCCACGCGCGGTGCTGCTGTCGTTTGGCGACATCGCGCCCTACGTGGGCGCCGTGCACGACGCAGGCGCTGTCCTCATCGCGCAGGTGCAAAGCGTGGCCCAGGCCCGCGCGGCGCGCGATGCCGGTGCCGACGTGATCGTCGCGCAGGGGGGCGAGGCCGGTGGGCATGGCGGCACGCGCGGCACGCTGGCGCTGGTGCCGGCGGTGGTCGACGCGGTCGCGCCGCTGCCGGTGGTGGCGGCCGGCGGTATCGGCGACGGACGCGGCATTGCCGCCGCTCTCGTGCTCGGCGCCCGCGGCGTGATGCTGGGCACGCGCTTGTACGGCAGTCGCGAAGCGCTGGCCCCGGCCGCCGCGCAGCAGGCGCTGCTGGCTGCCAGCGGTGACGCCACCGTGCGCGGCGCGGTGTTCGATCGCCTGCGTGGCTACGAGTGGCCAGCGGGGTATGCACTGCGTACGCTCGCCAATGACATGACCGCGCGCTGGCCGGGCGACGCCGCCGCGCTGCCCGCGGAGCTGGGCGCGCAGCGCGCCGAATTCGAACGAGCGATGGCCGCGGCCGACACCCGCATCGCGCCGGTGATCGTCGGTGAAGCGGCCGATCTGATTGCCGACCTGCCGTCGGCCGAAATCTTGGTGGAACGCTTGATGCGCGAAGCTCGCATGCTCCTCAGGCGCGCCCCGGATCTGCTGTAG
- a CDS encoding hotdog fold thioesterase, which yields MTNQAIWTVDDVLAAARRANSGLLVEYLGIEFTAAGDDWLEARIPVVQHNKQPAGLLHGGASVVLAETLASVACYSTLDHAHQTCVGLEINANHLRGARQGYVTGRATPLHRGRSTQVWDIRLRDDEGRPTCISRCTMAVLALRP from the coding sequence ATGACCAACCAGGCCATCTGGACAGTCGACGACGTATTGGCGGCGGCACGGCGCGCCAACAGTGGCCTGCTGGTCGAATATCTCGGCATCGAGTTCACCGCCGCCGGCGACGATTGGCTGGAGGCGCGCATCCCGGTCGTGCAGCACAACAAGCAGCCGGCCGGCCTGTTGCACGGCGGCGCGTCGGTGGTGCTGGCGGAAACCCTGGCGTCAGTCGCCTGTTACAGCACGCTCGATCACGCGCACCAGACCTGCGTCGGTCTCGAGATCAACGCCAATCATCTGCGCGGCGCGCGCCAGGGTTACGTGACGGGACGCGCCACGCCCTTGCACCGCGGTCGCAGCACCCAGGTGTGGGACATCCGTCTGCGTGACGACGAGGGCCGCCCGACCTGCATTTCTCGTTGCACGATGGCGGTGCTGGCGCTGCGGCCGTGA